In Gossypium arboreum isolate Shixiya-1 chromosome 5, ASM2569848v2, whole genome shotgun sequence, a single genomic region encodes these proteins:
- the LOC108479091 gene encoding uncharacterized protein LOC108479091: MVFQDFDIIQERRRQERQRKLKKRLTIALVAIFVIAGIAAAGALAFISMKNSSKKSEKNKSDDNSKADDSKPKDNPPPLTPSTPPSTPSTPPSPPKPSSPPSPPSPKPPAPAPKALFPPAPKPLAAAAPAPAPKASFPPAPAPLSLPAAVPAPVPAPKSAPAPSPSFGEGASELIKSFCEISTFKEYCANTIGKTLEENPLSATQPKELVKSFITKTTDELDKAFTKASTFELKTDVERKAFDVCKEVMANAKEELQSSVDRVGTIEPGKLPSNGDLNTWLSAVMSYQETCIDSFPDGPLKNDFRTTLNSSQVYTSNSLAMVRQLSSLMTLGKEKPPAKRRLLQTNFPLLAKGGYPSWFSHEERRLLKEDDDDKKPIPNVTVAQDGSGNFRTINEALAAVPQKYEGRYVIYVKAGIYDETVIVPKKMVNLTIFGDGSQKSVITGAKNFVDGFPTYQTASFVASGPGFIAKSMGFRNTAGPDKHQAVAARVDGDRAIFLNCRFEGFQDTLYTQTHRQFYRSCVIAGTIDFIFGDATVVFQNCLIYVRKPNDNQKNIVTAQGRKDKLETTGIVIQNSKILPEEPFKPLAKQFKNYLGRPWKVYSRTIIMETLIEDFIDPAGWLEWEGDFALSTLFYGEFNNTGPGARTDGRVKWAGRRDINREEAQKYTVETFLKGTWVKEAGAPVRMGLGNVFGFLSSLASENNLMDSMKSFQSYCKADELEERAYRRRTRKRLIIIGLSTIVLIAIIIGAVFGTLFPVKSSKSKENPPTYTAESIRAICNVTRYPDSCGSSIAAIRSSSNDTDPNPGPSKVFTLSMQVAVGELRRLSSLPQKIISSNVNINPMVREELEICENLFEDAVEYINDSISAMQVGQGDEMVLSTAKINDIKTWLSSAITNQETCLDGLMEAANHAAIPQEMENATRNSTEFSSNSLAIATHIMTILQSFQVPIHRKLLKFDRHHHGREFDPRFPLWVRRGDRRLLQEENPKPNITVAKDGSGDFRTLSEAVELVPKKKKTRFVIYVKEGVYLENVSIHKDYWNVMIYGDGMYKTIVSGSLNKVDGTPTFWSGTLIAAGRRFIARDMGFINTAGPEKEQAVAMRSSSDQSVFYRCYFDAYQDTLYVHSNRQFYRDCHVTGTVDFIFGNAAVVLQNCSIQPRQPGPDQFNTITAQSKTDPNQNTGISIQRCQITPFDNLTATTYLGRPWKDFATTMFMQSHIGDIVDPAGWTQWTEGVDPPNTIFYAEYENLGPGSGINERINWPGVKPNVTTEEARRFTVESLIQGNQWLPKDSMVYESSLE; the protein is encoded by the exons atggtgTTTCAAGATTTTGATATAATACAGGAACGTCGAAGACAGGAGAGACAACGGAAACTCAAAAAGAGGCTTACCATTGCCTTGGTGGCTATCTTTGTTATTGCTGGTATAGCGGCGGCCGGAGCGCTTGCTTTTATCTCTATGAAAAATAGTAGCAAGAAATCAGAAAAAAACAAAAGCGATGATAATAGTAAAGCCGACGACAGTAAACCAAAAGATAACCCTCCTCCGTTAACTCCTTCAACCCCACCCTCAACTCCGTCGACCCCACCGTCTCCGCCAAAACCATCATCTCCACCATCTCCACCATCTCCAAAACCACCAGCTCCAGCTCCGAAAGCATTATTTCCACCAGCTCCAAAACCACTAGCTGCAGCGGCTCCAGCTCCAGCTCCGAAAGCATCATTTCCACCAGCTCCAGCTCCATTATCTCTGCCAGCTGCAGTCCCAGCTCCAGTTCCAGCCCCAAAATCTGCACCAGCTCCATCACCTTCATTCGGGGAAGGAGCTAGTGAACTCATAAAATCCTTTTGCGAAATTTCCACTTTCAAGGAATACTGCGCCAACACTATTGGGAAGACACTAGAAGAAAATCCACTATCCGCGACTCAACCCAAAGAACTTGTCAAGTCTTTTATCACCAAAACAACTGATGAGCTTGACAAGGCTTTCACCAAAGCCAGCACGTTCGAATTGAAAACCGATGTGGAGAGAAAAGCGTTTGATGTTTGTAAAGAAGTGATGGCCAATGCCAAGGAAGAATTACAGAGTTCCGTTGATAGAGTAGGAACTATAGAACCAGGGAAGTTACCAAGCAATGGTGATTTGAACACTTGGTTAAGTGCTGTAATGTCTTACCAAGAAACCTGCATTGATAGTTTCCCTGATGGACCATTGAAGAATGATTTCAGGACTACCCTTAACTCTAGCCAGGTTTACACTAGCAATTCCCTTGCCATGGTCAGACAATTATCTTCTTTGATGACTTTAGGTAAGGAAAAGCCACCAGCCAAACGCCGTCTTTTACAAACCAATTTTCCTTTGTTGGCCAAGGGTGGGTATCCGAGCTGGTTTAGCCATGAAGAACGCAGGCTATTGAAGGAAGACGATGATGACAAGAAGCCAATTCCCAATGTAACAGTGGCACAAGATGGTAGCGGAAATTTCAGAACTATTAATGAAGCACTTGCTGCTGTGCCACAAAAATACGAGGGAAG GTATGTAATATATGTCAAGGCAGGAATATACGACGAGACTGTAATCGTTCCAAAGAAAATGGTAAACCTTACCATTTTTGGTGATGGATCACAAAAGAGCGTTATCACTGGGGCCAAAAATTTTGTTGATGGATTCCCCACTTACCAGACGGCAAGTTTTG TGGCTTCTGGTCCTGGCTTTATCGCAAAAAGCATGGGCTTTAGAAACACGGCTGGGCCTGATAAACATCAAGCAGTGGCCGCAAGAGTCGATGGTGACAGGGCCATTTTCCTCAACTGTCGTTTCGAAGGATTCCAAGACACCTTATACACACAAACTCACCGTCAGTTCTACCGAAGTTGCGTGATCGCCGGCACCATAGATTTCATCTTCGGCGATGCGACAGTCGTGTTCCAGAACTGTTTGATTTATGTAAGGAAGCCCAACGACAACCAAAAGAACATCGTCACCGCCCAAGGGAGGAAAGACAAGTTAGAAACAACAGGCATCGTTATACAAAACAGTAAAATATTACCCGAGGAACCATTCAAACCGCTCGCAAAACAATTCAAGAATTATCTAGGAAGGCCATGGAAGGTATACTCGAGGACCATCATAATGGAAACACTGATCGAGGATTTCATTGACCCTGCTGGATGGCTTGAATGGGAAGGCGACTTTGCACTAAGTACCCTTTTCTATGGAGAGTTCAACAACACAGGGCCTGGCGCAAGAACTGACGGTAGGGTGAAATGGGCAGGACGAAGAGATATTAACAGAGAAGAAGCCCAGAAATATACAGTAGAAACATTCTTAAAGGGAACATGGGTAAAGGAAGCAGGCGCTCCTGTTCGTATGGGACTGGGGA ATGTTTTTGGATTCCTCTCATCCCTAGCAAGT GAGAATAATCTTATGGATTCAATGAAATCCTTCCAGAGTTATTGCAAGGCAGACGAGCTCGAAGAACGGGCTTATCGGAGAAGGACCCGCAAGCGCTTAATCATCATCGGACTCTCAACAATCGTCTTGATAGCCATCATCATTGGTGCAGTCTTTGGGACGCTTTTCCCTGTAAAATCCTCAAAATCCAAAGAGAACCCACCAACTTATACTGCAGAGAGCATCAGAGCAATATGTAATGTGACCAGGTATCCTGATTCTTGTGGTTCAAGCATAGCGGCCATAAGGAGCTCCTCAAATGATACTGACCCAAACCCTGGTCCTTCAAAAGTCTTCACACTGTCCATGCAAGTTGCGGTCGGTGAACTGAGAAGGCTCTCGTCTCTGCCCCAAAAGATCATTTCTTCTAATGTGAACATCAATCCCATGGTGCGGGAAGAGTTGGAAATTTGCGAAAATCTTTTCGAGGACGCAGTTGAGTATATCAATGACTCCATATCAGCCATGCAAGTAGGGCAGGGAGACGAAATGGTGTTGTCAACGGCCAAGATAAACGATATAAAGACGTGGCTCAGCAGCGCAATCACGAACCAGGAAACATGTTTAGATGGACTAATGGAAGCCGCGAACCATGCGGCTATACCCCAAGAAATGGAAAATGCTACGAGGAACTCCACTGAATTCAGCAGCAACAGCTTAGCTATTGCAACCCACATAATGACCATCCTACAGAGTTTCCAAGTTCCGATTCATCGGAAGTTGCTAAAATTCGACCGCCACCACCATGGTCGTGAATTCGATCCCCGTTTTCCTCTCTGGGTTCGTAGGGGGGACAGGAGATTACTTCAGGAGGAAAATCCTAAACCGAATATTACCGTGGCTAAAGATGGTAGTGGAGATTTTAGAACACTAAGTGAAGCAGTTGAATTAGTCccaaagaagaaaaaaaccaGGTTCGTTATCTACGTAAAAGAAGGGGTATATTTAGAGAACGTGAGTATCCATAAGGATTATTGGAATGTAATGATTTATGGAGATGGAATGTACAAGACTATCGTCTCTGGCAGCTTGAACAAGGTCGATGGAACCCCTACCTTTTGGTCAGGCACTTTAA TTGCTGCGGGTAGGCGATTCATAGCAAGAGACATGGGTTTCATAAACACAGCAGGCCCAGAAAAAGAGCAAGCTGTTGCAATGCGTTCGTCCTCGGACCAATCTGTGTTCTACCGCTGTTATTTTGATGCATACCAGGATACTCTTTACGTGCATTCCAATCGCCAGTTTTACCGTGATTGTCATGTCACTGGAACCGTTGATTTCATCTTTGGGAATGCGGCTGTGGTTCTACAAAATTGCAGCATTCAACCCAGGCAGCCCGGGCCTGACCAGTTCAACACCATTACCGCGCAAAGCAAGACTGACCCAAATCAGAACACCGGTATTTCGATCCAACGGTGCCAGATTACTCCTTTTGACAACCTGACGGCTACCACCTACCTTGGTAGGCCTTGGAAGGATTTTGCAACTACAATGTTCATGCAATCACATATTGGAGATATTGTGGACCCAGCTGGTTGGACCCAATGGACGGAGGGTGTTGATCCGCCTAATACTATATTTTATGCGGAGTACGAAAATTTGGGGCCTGGATCAGGGATCAATGAACGAATAAATTGGCCCGGTGTTAAGCCGAATGTCACCACTGAAGAAGCAAGAAGATTTACCGTAGAGTCTCTTATTCAGGGAAACCAGTGGTTGCCAAAGGATAGTATGGTGTATGAATCAAGTTTAGAATGA